The following are encoded in a window of Lacinutrix sp. WUR7 genomic DNA:
- a CDS encoding FMN-binding negative transcriptional regulator, which yields MKYPPKHHQDPDTLHMLEVIKTYPLATVISVEENQPYITHLPLIYRESDGKLIGHIDIYNPQTKLMQGNKELTILFSGPQCYISPSVYTSTQLPTWNYIKVHLKGTVKAIDNKDALIESLVKMTEFMETPEHKYVLEADNPRMEGALDYIKMFEITIDSWEGKFKLSQDKKAKDTANAKAELIRASQQSIKSFLDRVFS from the coding sequence TTGAAATATCCACCAAAACACCATCAAGATCCTGATACCCTTCATATGTTGGAGGTTATTAAAACCTATCCGCTTGCGACTGTAATTTCTGTGGAAGAAAACCAACCATACATTACACACTTGCCTTTAATTTATAGAGAGTCGGATGGTAAACTGATTGGTCATATTGATATATATAATCCGCAAACCAAATTAATGCAAGGCAATAAAGAACTTACCATACTATTTTCTGGACCGCAATGTTATATATCTCCTTCGGTGTATACCTCCACGCAATTGCCTACTTGGAATTACATAAAAGTGCACCTAAAAGGAACCGTAAAAGCCATTGACAATAAAGATGCTTTAATAGAATCTTTAGTTAAAATGACCGAATTTATGGAAACGCCAGAACATAAGTATGTGCTGGAAGCAGATAACCCAAGAATGGAAGGTGCTTTAGATTATATTAAAATGTTTGAAATTACTATCGATTCTTGGGAAGGTAAATTTAAACTCTCACAAGACAAAAAGGCTAAAGATACTGCTAACGCTAAAGCGGAATTGATTCGCGCTAGTCAGCAATCTATTAAGTCTTTTTTAGATCGTGTTTTTAGTTAA
- the murC gene encoding UDP-N-acetylmuramate--L-alanine ligase, with product MNVHFIAIGGSAMHNLALALHNKGYQVTGSDDTIFEPSKSRLAAKGLLPENFGWFPEKITTDLDAIVLGMHAKEDNPELLKAQELGLKIYSYPEFLYEQSKHKTRVVIGGSHGKTTITSMILHVMHYHDRDVDYMVGAQLEGFDVMVKLTEENDFIVLEGDEYLSSPIDRRPKFHLYKPNIALLSGIAWDHINVFPTYENYVEQFDIFVDSIVKGGSITYNEEDAEVKRVVEASQNTIRKLPYQTPDYTVENGQTLLETPEGPLPIEVFGKHNLNNLAGAKWICQHMGIDEDDFYEAIATFSGASKRLEKIAESKNAVAYKDFAHSPSKVEATTNAVKEQYENRTLVACLELHTYSSLNAEFLKEYKGALDAADVAVVFYSPHAVEIKKLEEVSHEQIANAFQRDDLIIYTNPEEFKDFLFKQNMENKALLLMSSGNYGGLDFDAVKDLIG from the coding sequence ATGAACGTACATTTTATAGCTATTGGCGGATCTGCAATGCACAATCTAGCACTAGCATTACATAACAAAGGATATCAAGTAACAGGAAGCGATGATACTATTTTCGAGCCTTCAAAATCTAGGTTAGCAGCAAAGGGATTACTACCAGAAAACTTTGGTTGGTTTCCAGAAAAAATAACGACAGATTTAGATGCAATTGTTCTTGGTATGCATGCTAAAGAAGACAATCCAGAATTGTTAAAAGCACAGGAATTAGGCTTAAAAATCTATAGCTATCCCGAGTTTTTGTACGAGCAATCGAAACACAAAACCAGAGTTGTTATTGGTGGAAGTCATGGTAAAACAACCATTACTTCTATGATTTTACACGTGATGCATTATCACGATCGTGATGTCGATTATATGGTTGGTGCGCAATTAGAAGGTTTTGATGTGATGGTAAAACTTACCGAAGAAAATGATTTTATTGTTTTAGAAGGTGACGAATATTTAAGTTCACCAATAGATAGAAGACCAAAATTTCATTTATACAAACCAAATATAGCTTTGTTAAGCGGAATAGCTTGGGATCATATTAATGTGTTTCCTACCTATGAAAACTATGTGGAGCAATTCGACATCTTTGTAGATAGTATTGTAAAAGGAGGAAGCATCACCTATAACGAAGAAGATGCGGAAGTAAAACGCGTTGTTGAGGCTAGTCAGAATACCATTAGAAAACTGCCTTACCAAACTCCGGATTATACGGTTGAAAACGGACAAACACTTTTAGAAACTCCGGAAGGACCATTACCAATAGAAGTTTTTGGAAAACATAACCTTAACAATCTTGCAGGAGCAAAGTGGATTTGTCAACACATGGGAATTGATGAGGATGATTTTTACGAGGCCATTGCTACTTTTTCAGGAGCAAGTAAACGATTAGAAAAAATTGCCGAAAGTAAAAACGCTGTAGCTTACAAAGATTTTGCGCATTCCCCATCTAAGGTAGAAGCAACCACGAATGCGGTAAAAGAACAATATGAAAATAGAACCTTGGTTGCATGTTTAGAGTTGCATACCTATTCTAGTTTAAATGCCGAATTTTTAAAAGAATATAAAGGCGCTTTAGACGCAGCAGATGTTGCTGTAGTATTTTACAGTCCGCATGCAGTAGAAATTAAAAAGCTAGAAGAAGTGTCGCATGAACAAATAGCCAATGCTTTTCAGCGAGACGATTTAATTATTTATACCAATCCAGAGGAGTTTAAAGACTTTCTTTTCAAACAAAATATGGAGAACAAAGCTTTGTTATTAATGAGTTCTGGTAATTATGGAGGTTTAGATTTTGATGCTGTGAAAGATTTGATTGGTTAA
- a CDS encoding lipopolysaccharide assembly protein LapB yields the protein MRILFVFLLFPLLSFTQQSLDKAEAYLLQKKYAKAEQVLAVYVSENPKNEKAIELFGDAFGYQKKWDDAITQYKKLVDVKPLEANYHYKYGGALGMKALQVNKIMALTLIGDIKEAFLTAAKLDVKHIETRWALVELYMQLPGIIGGSQSKSMQYANELEALSKVDGYLAKGYIYEYDAQPERAEKYYKQAITEGGSLTCYEKLSSFYESNKEPEKAIHTIVESEEKHKRNALHYQIGKVAAEYNVQLQKGEQCLQKYIKNYSAEDGVPVAWANYRLAQIYKHSQNKEKALKYIDLAILELPKIKVFKEFKEGL from the coding sequence ATGCGAATTTTATTTGTCTTTTTACTGTTTCCGTTATTAAGCTTTACGCAACAAAGTTTGGATAAAGCGGAAGCATATTTGCTACAGAAAAAATATGCAAAGGCAGAACAAGTATTAGCTGTTTACGTTTCTGAAAATCCGAAAAACGAAAAAGCAATCGAACTATTTGGTGATGCTTTTGGCTACCAAAAAAAATGGGATGATGCCATTACGCAATATAAAAAACTGGTAGATGTAAAACCATTAGAAGCAAATTACCATTACAAATATGGAGGTGCTTTAGGTATGAAAGCTTTACAGGTGAATAAAATAATGGCTTTAACGTTAATTGGCGATATTAAAGAAGCTTTTTTAACAGCCGCTAAATTAGATGTAAAACATATAGAAACACGTTGGGCTTTGGTAGAATTGTATATGCAGTTACCCGGAATTATTGGAGGAAGCCAAAGTAAATCCATGCAATATGCAAATGAATTAGAAGCATTATCTAAAGTGGATGGTTATTTAGCAAAAGGCTATATTTATGAATATGATGCACAACCAGAACGTGCAGAAAAATATTATAAACAAGCCATTACCGAAGGAGGATCTTTAACCTGTTACGAAAAACTTTCTAGTTTTTACGAAAGCAACAAGGAGCCAGAAAAAGCTATACATACTATTGTGGAGTCGGAAGAAAAACACAAACGCAACGCATTGCATTATCAAATAGGAAAAGTGGCTGCCGAGTATAATGTGCAGTTACAAAAAGGCGAACAGTGTTTACAGAAGTATATTAAAAATTATTCGGCAGAAGATGGTGTTCCTGTTGCTTGGGCGAATTATAGATTAGCACAAATTTATAAGCATAGCCAAAATAAAGAAAAGGCTTTAAAGTATATTGATTTGGCAATTTTGGAGCTGCCAAAGATTAAAGTTTTTAAAGAATTCAAGGAAGGTTTGTAA